One Lepus europaeus isolate LE1 chromosome 7, mLepTim1.pri, whole genome shotgun sequence DNA segment encodes these proteins:
- the NAP1L4 gene encoding nucleosome assembly protein 1-like 4 isoform X1, whose translation MADNSFSDGAPSDSTEAAKSTSSAEQLTDQVMQSPQVLAALQERLDSVSHTPSSYVETLPKAVKRRINALKQLQVKCAHIEAKFYEEVHDLERKYAALYQPLFDKRREFVTGDVEPTDAESEWHSEEEEEEKLAGDMKSKLVTEEKEEAAAEEPSPRGIPEFWFTIFRNVDMLSELVREHDEPILRHLQDIKVKFSDPGQPMSFVLEFHFEPNDYFTNSVLTKTYKMKSEPDKADPFSFEGPEIVDCDGCTIDWKKGKNVTVKTIRKKQKHRGRGTVRTITKQVPNESFFNFFSPLKASGDGESLDEDSEFTLASDFEIGHFFRERIVPRAVLYFTGEAIEDDDNFEEDEEGEEEELEGDEEGDEDDADANPKREPSQPAECKQQ comes from the exons ATGGCAGATAACAG TTTTTCAGATGGGGCTCCTTCAGACTCCACGGAGGCCGCGAAGAGCACGAGCAGCGCAG AACAGCTCACAGACCAGGTGATGCAGAGTCCTCAGGTCTTGGCAGCCTTGCAGGAGCGCCTGGACAGCGTGTCCCACACTCCCTCCAGCTACGTCGAAAC CTTACCGAAAGCAGTGAAAAGAAGAATTAATGCCTTGAAACAGCTCCAGGTGAAGTGCGCGCATATAGAAGCCAAGTTCTACGAGGAAGTTCATGACTTGGAAAGAAAGTACGCGGCTCTGTACCAGCCTCTGTTTGACAAG AGGAGAGAGTTCGTCACTGGGGACGTGGAGCCCACGGACGCGGAGTCGGAGTGGCacagcgaggaggaggaggaggagaagctggCC GGAGACATGAAAAGCAAGCTGGTcacagaggagaaggaagaagccgCGGCAGAGGAGCCGAGCCCCAGGGGGATCCCGGAGTTCTGGTTCACCATCTTCAGAAACGTGGACATGCTGAGCGAGCTCGTGCGG GAGCACGACGAGCCCATCTTGAGACACCTGCAGGACATCAAAGTGAAGTTCTCGGACCCTGGGCAGCCGATG TCCTTTGTGTTAGAGTTCCACTTTGAACCCAACGACTACTTCACCAATTCAGTCCTGACCAAAACGTACAAGATGAAGTCAGAGCCAGACAAGGCTGACCCCTTTTCCTTTGAAGGCCCTGAAATCGTTGACTGTGACGG GTGCACTATCGactggaagaaaggaaagaacgTGACGGTCAAGACCATCAGGAAGAAGCAGAAGCACAGGGGCCGGGGCACGGTCAGGACGATCACCAAGCAGGTGCCCAACGAGTCGTTCTTCAACTTCTTCAGCCCCCTGAAAG CATCCGGGGATGGAGAGTCACTG GACGAAGACTCGGAGTTCACGTTAGCGTCTGACTTTGAGATCGGACACTTCTTCCGTGAGCGGATAGTGCCGCGGGCTGTGCTCTACTTCACGGGGGAGGCCATCGAAGATGATGACAAT TTCGAAGAGGACGAGGAAGGTGAAGAGGAG GAACTGGAAGGTGACGAGGAGGGAGACGAGGACGATGCCGACGCCAACCCTAAG AGAGAGCCCAGCCAGCCAGCGGAGTGCAAACAGCAGTGA
- the NAP1L4 gene encoding nucleosome assembly protein 1-like 4 isoform X2, whose product MADNSFSDGAPSDSTEAAKSTSSAEQLTDQVMQSPQVLAALQERLDSVSHTPSSYVETLPKAVKRRINALKQLQVKCAHIEAKFYEEVHDLERKYAALYQPLFDKRREFVTGDVEPTDAESEWHSEEEEEEKLAGDMKSKLVTEEKEEAAAEEPSPRGIPEFWFTIFRNVDMLSELVREHDEPILRHLQDIKVKFSDPGQPMSFVLEFHFEPNDYFTNSVLTKTYKMKSEPDKADPFSFEGPEIVDCDGCTIDWKKGKNVTVKTIRKKQKHRGRGTVRTITKQVPNESFFNFFSPLKASGDGESLDEDSEFTLASDFEIGHFFRERIVPRAVLYFTGEAIEDDDNFEEDEEGEEEELEGDEEGDEDDADANPKV is encoded by the exons ATGGCAGATAACAG TTTTTCAGATGGGGCTCCTTCAGACTCCACGGAGGCCGCGAAGAGCACGAGCAGCGCAG AACAGCTCACAGACCAGGTGATGCAGAGTCCTCAGGTCTTGGCAGCCTTGCAGGAGCGCCTGGACAGCGTGTCCCACACTCCCTCCAGCTACGTCGAAAC CTTACCGAAAGCAGTGAAAAGAAGAATTAATGCCTTGAAACAGCTCCAGGTGAAGTGCGCGCATATAGAAGCCAAGTTCTACGAGGAAGTTCATGACTTGGAAAGAAAGTACGCGGCTCTGTACCAGCCTCTGTTTGACAAG AGGAGAGAGTTCGTCACTGGGGACGTGGAGCCCACGGACGCGGAGTCGGAGTGGCacagcgaggaggaggaggaggagaagctggCC GGAGACATGAAAAGCAAGCTGGTcacagaggagaaggaagaagccgCGGCAGAGGAGCCGAGCCCCAGGGGGATCCCGGAGTTCTGGTTCACCATCTTCAGAAACGTGGACATGCTGAGCGAGCTCGTGCGG GAGCACGACGAGCCCATCTTGAGACACCTGCAGGACATCAAAGTGAAGTTCTCGGACCCTGGGCAGCCGATG TCCTTTGTGTTAGAGTTCCACTTTGAACCCAACGACTACTTCACCAATTCAGTCCTGACCAAAACGTACAAGATGAAGTCAGAGCCAGACAAGGCTGACCCCTTTTCCTTTGAAGGCCCTGAAATCGTTGACTGTGACGG GTGCACTATCGactggaagaaaggaaagaacgTGACGGTCAAGACCATCAGGAAGAAGCAGAAGCACAGGGGCCGGGGCACGGTCAGGACGATCACCAAGCAGGTGCCCAACGAGTCGTTCTTCAACTTCTTCAGCCCCCTGAAAG CATCCGGGGATGGAGAGTCACTG GACGAAGACTCGGAGTTCACGTTAGCGTCTGACTTTGAGATCGGACACTTCTTCCGTGAGCGGATAGTGCCGCGGGCTGTGCTCTACTTCACGGGGGAGGCCATCGAAGATGATGACAAT TTCGAAGAGGACGAGGAAGGTGAAGAGGAG GAACTGGAAGGTGACGAGGAGGGAGACGAGGACGATGCCGACGCCAACCCTAAG GTGTAA